The Apostichopus japonicus isolate 1M-3 chromosome 12, ASM3797524v1, whole genome shotgun sequence sequence ATTATGAGGCAATTATGGCTTAATTTGGTGCATTGATCATCTGTGGTTACATCTCATCTGATAGAAGGTTACATCTAGGTGTCAACCACAGTTTTACTGTAACCACCTGATCTACTGGTTCCAGAAATGCTTGCAAGCCGTAAAGCAATAAACAAAGGATGTTAGGCATCTGAAGTTTAGAGAGCTCTGTGCAAATGTGACCAGTAATACCACCAGTAGCCGGAAGTGTCTTACAGTTTCCTTCTTACCTGGCAGTGAAGCCTTGATTTGACAATCGAGTTACAAAAGTCTAAACATCTTAGATTGAACTGTTGCAAAGATATTGTTTGCTtgaaagtactgtatattatacaattgtgaaatcatatcaagtttgaaaggTCTGCTTTCAGTGAGCAGATAGCTAGTGCTCTTTTAATGATATTATGTTTGTTGGAATTGGCTTTAAAGCACTGTACATAATGAAGGATATACATATTGTTTGTCCTTAAATCATTCTGTAAAGTAGAATAGATCAGTAATTACTTTTGCACATTACACTGAGTCTGTGTGCATTGAAATGTCTGTTAACAAATATACCctaaataatgtacatctaCAATAACCTTCTTACTTCCTTATTAGATAGAGGTCATAGGTCAGTTCACCTAAATATCAATAAGAAACAAATGGGAGAACACACAGTTAACTTTAGATGTGGTTTTGTagattttctttccttccttacAATATatgtgatgtacagtatatcccaTTAAGCCGATCAGAGGTCAATACCTATAGTGGCTGCTTTGACTTCATTTAGTGTGTGGATCTTCTGTGCGAGTAACCAGAATCTTACTCTCTTATGTGGAGCTCAAGAGAAGTTCAAGTCTCAGACAAGCTGTTGGTTACATCTCAAACATCACGTTTCAGAAATATTCTGACCAAGGCTAATGAAAGTTATTGGTGTGATAAGTTGGCAAAGAATTACTAACTCATTGGATTGATTGTTGTTTCTCTCTTCCATAGGCATCCATCTTCACCTTCAGCAATCTCAAAGAAGAACTGTCTTCAAAGCTTACCCAAACTGACTGTGGGAATTTAGGCCGCTACTTTTCACTACCGCCCGATCAAGTGAAGACCATTATTACAAGTCCCTTGTACTCCAAGAACTTTCTGCTTGCCCTTGAAGAGAGAGGATACATACACCCTTCAAATGTGAATCGATTAACTGATGCACTAACTGAGCTGAAGATCAACCATACTCACTTATTAACAGAGACGTACATGAAGCTGAGAGGTAGGCCAATAATCACTAGTTCTCTTGTAATTATGTATTTTGCTTCACCTTTGGTACTTCCAAAATGCACTTACTTAAAAAGCCACACCCCTGCCCCCAACTTGccctatccccctcccccttccccccccccccagaaagaTTTATTCTAGATGCTGGCAACCAAAATGTGCACACCAAAACATAGTActtatgtacatatgtacatttgTACAAGTGAGCAAAAGTCACCCTGTGCCATGATGTGGATTATGCATTTATCAGTGTGACTGTACGTACCTGTGGATATTTAACAAAAACTGGAAActtaatttaatgttttacCTTAAACATTTCAGATCAAGAGACTGAATACGATAGATTCCTCGCCGGCCTCTCTGctcatttgacattttccatAACAGTGAAACTGTGTGATAACTTTGAAGTTACTGATAAGAACAAGAAGACAGTTATCTCCAGTCAGAATCCAGGACTCTCCTTCCTCCTGACAATTGATAAGATGGGTATCATTAATCCTTCTGATGTCAGCAAATTAGAGACTCCTTTAGAGGAATATCGTCTTGTCCAGGCAGTAGCTAAGATACACGAATACCAGTCCTTGGTACTTTCTGACGAAACTATGCCACGAGATGAAGGTATTGTAAATTCATGTGTACATGTAACAAACTTTTATACCCCACTGGTACAAGTTTCATGCCAGTTTTAAGGAACATTCCTGACTTTAGACTTCATAGCTCGAAAACAgttaaacacacaaaatgcacTAATTATCTAAAAATATTATGTGTGGATTATAggatattttattaatataatgaagataaaatataatatattatatattttagataTAATTtattagatataatatatagatataatatattttaggGATGTAATgaatatatcttatatatcttatatcatatttatatcttatataatatatatttatatatcttatataatatatcttttatgatatatttatagatatatataagggatataataaatatataataaatatattaatattttagggATATAATGAAGACTGAgatgtgaaaatatgttttgaactgAAGCACATTGATGGAACTCACAGCTTCATAGCATTGTATGTTGTTGAGAAATATAATAATGCAGGTTTTCACTTTAGTATGATGAGTGCATTGTTCTACTGtgtaatctgtgatgtcatacagtgACTATACCAACAGCTCTTTCTcctgtaaaattaaagttatgaTATTAATCCTTTGAAAATGATTAAGTCGTGTCCCAGGAAGCTGCAGTGTACTCAAATGACTTCACAATTAAACAATGCTCCTAATCATGGAGGAGTCCTACTTTATcagtgaaaaataaataaagaatttataaataaatattatatatatatataatattaatattttaatattattatttttttttaatattttaattaaaatttataatttcaatatatacattaatatatatatttaatatatatatatatatatatatatatatatatatatacatacatatatatatatatatatatatgtatgtatatatatatataataaatataataaactaaataaataaataaattctttCCATTTATGACAGCAATCATTGTATATTATGGTgtgaatgaaatataataacatcTGCGTTTCCAATTGTTTCAAGTCTGGATGTATGACACTATATTTTAACATTGCTGTTTGTATTACTGAGTAATTTTTAAACTGACTAGCGTGTTTGAGCAGTGACAGTGTCTTAGTTTGTGTTAGGAGCCAGTTACCTTTACATTTGAAGATTATACTACTGTAGTTGTTAATAAATGTTACCAAAGATACAGTGTTACGAGATTGCCCAAACTATTGATATCAAAGCACACTTGTTTTTCAGTATGGTAGATATTCTTTATATTGTCATAAATTGTGAAACAGTTTAActtgtttcaatatatattgAACTGTGCTTTctgtttccttgttttaaaGACAAAGAGAGCTTATTCCTGAAATGCTTACAACAGAAGATGAAGAGTTGGTTTGAAACAATGACTCCTGTCCCCTGGATGAAGTCTTGTCAATGGAAATCTAATGATCTCTTTATTGCCAGCCGCTTAGTCTTAACAAATTCTGGTTCAAAAATATCTAGCAGAGAAGTTGACCGAAAATGTAAGCTACACTACCGAGATATTTTTACTGATGAAAGACTAAAAGCAGAGACTCGAATCATTCTGGAAGGACAGCCAGGCTCCGGCAAGACAATGCTCTCCTCTCAGTTGGCCTATGACTGGTGTTGTGGAAAGCTTATGGATATCCCCATGGTCGTCTATCTGcccttgaaaattgttgatGACATGACAATTATTCAAGCTATCAAGATGTTCTACATCCGTAAAGGCATTCCCATTACAGAAGAGGATATTGAGTCTATACTTAACAGTGATAAGAAGAAAGTCTACCTCATATTGGATGGGTTAGAAGAATACAATGGTGTAACCAAAGATGGAAGTCCCTCAGAGGTCATGAGAGTAATGACAAAGGAGAAACTGTCCAACTGCATTGTTATAATCACAGCTAGGACAGATTATACCAAGCATCTACCTCCAGGTCCAATGTTGAAGATAGGAAGCTTCGGTGAGGATGAGAGGAATGAATACATTGAAAAAGTCTACTCTGATGTTGTCAAAAGGCAAGAAGAAGTAAAGGAATTGATTGATAATATTCCATTTATTCTTGATCTTTGTAATGTTCCACTACTCTTTGTGCTGTTAGTACATAACATTGATAGATTAGGAAAGTTACACAAGGTTCAGCTTGACAGGGTTACTCCTTTTGTGAAGGCCATTGTAGACATTCTGTGTCCTATGCAGGATGAGGAAGAAAAACATAGTCATCTGTCTGGCCAGAAAACATACATTACATTGGAGGAACTTGCGTTTAATGGCCTCTGTAAAGGAAACCAACAATTGTTTTGGCAGAAAGACTTTGTGGATAGAAGTGTCACTAATAGCAAAGCATGGATAGATTCTGGGATACTTGTTGTTGAGGAAGGAACTCCATTTAATTCCACTGATAGGAATCTTCATACTGACTCAGGCAGGGGAACTCCCCAGACTGATTCCATCAGTGATGAGTCACTGAACACATCTAATGTTACTTCAGAGATGAAGAGAGGGGCATCCCCTGATCCTGATGTCTCAGCATCTGTCAGTCAATCAGAGAGTAAACTAATTTTGGAATCGAAGGAGAATAAATCAAAACCTTTACAGAAAGGAAAAGCTGCAAAATATGTCTCTTTACAGGTTAAATTCCTTCATAAGTTAATCCAAGAGTGGTTTGCAGCACAGTATTTAGCCCGCCTCTTCTGGGGTCACAAATCAACTGAACAACATTACAAGTATCAATTGTTCAGAGAACACCTGGCTAACATAGACCCAGCTGATCTCCATTATGTCTTGCGCTTCACTTGTCACATTTGTCCTCCCAGCTTTCATTTCGTTGCCAGTTTTCTGATGAGAGACTTTAAAACAGGAGATGGTGAGATTCCTGATTACATCATGAACTGCATCTGTCTTTGTTTTGCTGAGCATGATGAGTACAAAGGACACAAGTTCAAGGACATTGTCACAGAGATCTGTAGAAGTGAATCTGTCAACTTCAGCTCTGGAGATAGTCGACTGCTGCTGAGGTCAAAAGTTTCTATGCTGACCTTTGCTTCAAGATCAAAGGTacattcacttttttttaacactGCCCATTTTAAAAGTTACTCCATATTCCTTAACATATTGGTTGCATGAAGATGCTTGATAAACATTTCAGCCCAAATTATGCTTGAGTGAATTCCTAGTAATATATACGTCATAATGTTTTATGATCAAGTCAGTGTTGAATTGGTTCTCTTGGTGAGTACATTTTTTAAGTACCTTCCCTTATTCCACGGAACAAATAAACCCTCTGTTATCTGTGAATACTGATGTCAGGTTTAAATGTGTGAAACACTCTGTTCCTTTTCAGGTTCCAATAAAGCGTCTGAAGTTTTCAGATGTGGTTGAAAAAGTTACAGACAAGGCCCTTGTCTTACAGGACGATGTATGGCTAGGTATATTAGAAACTCTTGAGGCTATTGAAATGGATCGATGGGACCAGAAACTAATTGACAAAGATTATGAAGACCTTctaaaattcattttaaattgtaaacatgttaatgcAGCATGGTAAGTAGATATTTAATATCTTTCGTTAattgaaacaatgaaaacagaACTGAGAATACATAACTATATGGACATAGAGACAAAAATAGTTAAAGATGAATATAAGTAAAGCCAACAGGAAAGAAATAGTAAATTAAGTATCTTTCTGTAGGTCACACAGAGTTCATTTGTAactgttttgttgtttacataACGGACCAATGTATgcattcatatttaatcaagataTAGAGAATATATGCACATTCAATAAtacttttatgaaatatatacaatgcATGGAGAATAAAAGGACACAATGCATTGTAAACACTCATCAAAAACTCAACAGTGAAATGAACAACTAAAACACATGGTTCAATATTTTAACCTTTGCTGctaataatgtatgtatataagaGCAGTGTCTGCACCAGCCATGTATTGTTTCACACTGTCTTTACCCCTAGTTTACTCTTTCCAAGTCCACCAAAGGATGTGACAGATGGCAAGATTCTGAAAGCCTTACAATCCCGAAATATTTCAGGTACAATGTCACTTAGTAATTAATGAATACCACTTTTGTTTGGTTATGTAAATTAAGTCCCATGGTAGCATGTTGTAGGTAAATACTTACCACGCAGTCAAAGGAAGTAATGTGTAGTCGACTTGACATTTAAAACAAGTGAAATCTACATTGGTTTTCTAATATCTTGATTTGAAGCACTTTGTAATGTACTCAAAGTATAGAGAAATAACTTGGATCAATTGAGTTTTGATTCCTTGTTAAAGGCAACACAAAATCTGCATCATATTGATTGTGTATATATGGGTGAATTTAGAGCTATACTGAGTTTGTGAGAAGCAGTTCTCATTTGAGATAACATGAGTTACTGTAAAGTCTGAATACTTTTTAGCAATGACAAACTTCTCCAAAACTACAGCATCATTGAACTTAAGCATATATGTCATATCGATTCACTTTACATtgatgagtgcaagaacccttttgttttcttgttgagGTCAAAAGTCTAGAAACCTTGTCACAACAAAACCTCCCAAGTGTAAAGGGTGGCTGATTTTTTTCACTTCTATGTTGATCCAGTAGTAAGTTGGTTTTCTGGTTGTTTAACGTACTTGATAGAAAAAGATCATGAGAAAGATCAGACTGAGGCTATTCTTTGATTATCTTTTTCTGCAGGCATAACAGTATTTCTCACAAATTGTTAAACAATCAGTTGTTACTTTTTAATCAGAAGTTTACCAAACACGTAGTTATTTGCAGATCTAGTCTAGAACGAGATGTAACTACAATTCCATGGAAACAAATTGTCACCATTTAGCGAATAGTAAATCATTAATTTAAGAGAATTGCAGTTATATTTGCAGTGACTACAACAGTTATATGTGATCTACTCTTTGCAGTTGAATGGACCATTGGAGCCAATGTAATTCACACTTTAGATGTGCACACTGGAAAATGGCCGGTGAGATAAACATAATCTTTTGGGGTTTTTTGTCACATGATAAAGTATCATTTGTGAAAATGCAAGTATGGAagcatttttggttccttgctttagcaaaggaacctatgtagtcaggtttgTGTGTTTGGGTgtctgtgtctgtgtgtgcgtatgtgacacttgcttgggtacactgtaactcaacaagggaaagttggacctaactcaaacttggtatatagatccgccatagtgagaaggtttgccctattgattttggtgcctgtgaaggtcaccaaaagTCAGTTAGAGGCAAAaactcaaaatattaaaaatagcaataactcccattgacagggtccgacataattgatattttgggagtagttgtgaatggggtaagggatcatttccaaacataacggtcatgtgatccaaagtcaacaaacgtcaattaggggtcaaagaTAGTATTTTGgccataacttgagaaccaaatgtccatcaaggttgggagttaagcttttgtaatccaatagtccacctgcatttgggtgacctttgacctcaggttgacatccggtgacctgtattagtttctttgaATTTTCGCGGCCATATTTCggtctaaattgtccataagctGACTCCTCGGCAACCTTTGTGTGAGAAattattagagatcaaggtttcatttggttttgttaaaattctaaataagtacagttaggatgattctgtgagttctgtAAAAAAGCCACTCTTGCTCATATCAGAcacctggtcctcaacaggttctcaatAGGACTAAcggttgatttgtgatatttttggcaataatattttgtgtgtaCATCGAATCACATAACAATTGAGGACAGGGCTGctcccttgtaaatattccttacaagcaaggaaccatagtgcccttgggctcttgtttattccttgccgaaggctgAAGGAATATATgagatggtgatggcgtgtgtatgtgcgtgtgtgggtATGTGACACTTTGActcgtaaacatgatatctcaagaagttaaagttggatgtacttcaaacttggtgtgtgTAGCCCTTAGTGAGTATGTGATCCCTATTGTTTCTCATggagttcaatggtcatttgaggtcaacagaggtcaaagtgtgaaaaccttgtaagcacaatatctcaaggAGTACAAGTTTTTATAACTTCAAACTTAGTATGTGGGTATCCCTCAATGAGTAGATgttctctattttttttcatggaggtcaagggtcatttgagagatcaccagaggtcataggcagaaaaccttgtaaacacggtatctcaagaagtaaaagatGCTACTTTTAACTTGGACTGTAAATTGATGTAGGTGagcagatgatccctattgaTTTACATGGaagtcaatggtcatttggggtcatgcAGTCAAAGGCCGAAAaacatgtaaacacgatatctcaagaagtaaaagtttcttgaactttaaactttgtttctcaatagcccttggtgagcaggtgatccctattgtttttcatgaggtcaatggtcatttgcgGTCACCAGAGGTCCAAGGCTGAGAaacatgtaaacacgatatctcaagaagtaaagtttcttgaactttaaactttgtttctcaatagcccttggtgagcaggtgaaccctattgtttttcatgaggtcaatggtcatttgtggtcaccagaggtcaaaggctgagaaacatgtaaacacgatatctcaagaagtaaagtttcttgaactttaaactttgtttttcaatagcccttggtgagcagatgatccctattgtttttcatgaggtcaaagttcatttgaggtcaccagtggtcaaaggctgaaaaccTGGTAAACACGACATCTCAAGAAGCAAAAGTTGCTTCAACTTAAACTTTATATGTTgatagcccttggtgagcagatgatccctattgttttccTTGGAGGTCAATGGTTGTTGAATGTCAAATGTTGGTTACAGTcagaattaatttaattatgcAGAAGTGAAGGTTGTTTGACCATCGACCCTCTTTGTATAGGTACGCATTACTCAATTCTGCAAGACTTTCCATTTCTGCTCAGCATTCCAGCTCGGTAGAAAATCTtgtattcaaactttttttctcatattGGCAATGAATCACTAAGTCACGTGACTTTCTGGTTCCATCATATTTGTTTGGATTGTTGCTTTCGAGAAGTTCTGTCAGTTACCAGCAAATGTAAATTGATAATTGGTGCTATTATATTTATCTGTAACTATTTCTTTATTCAGATGGAGTTTAGACTACACAGTAGGAACTCTAATGAACCATCAGCAACAAAAGCAGTTAAAGGTGTGTCTAgcttaaacttatttattttaaactttatGATTCACAGTACCAAGGAGATATTTATTGGAATCACTCTTTCTTAGAAAAGGGATCATGATGGAGTGTAGAATAGTTTCACATAGTAGACATTTTATATATTGAAGATGTAATACTGTAGCAATGATGAatgatggaatgaagtgaataaCAATGGCAGCACTAGCCTTTGACATAGATTTTAGTTTAGTAGATACTGTAGGCTGAGATATGGCAATCTTCAAAGCCTGCAATCTTTGAGGATATAAACATAGATCCTGACCTTAGTGTGGAACTATCCAGGATGAAAATGAATTAGGTCTTAAGATGCATTTTCACACTCACAGAGCCACATGTATAGAACACGCTTGAGCTGGTAAAGTAAATCAGAACAGTGTTAGTCTGTGTGGTAACACCATAAACAGTGTGCTTCATTAGATTCAAGCAAACATGCAATGCACATGACAAGTTAGTTGGATCGAAGTGGAAAGGGAAAGTGACATTGTCTGACCTTTCTCTCTTATATTTCACACTTCTATCATGCTCTGCGTTACCTAACATGAGCAGTTGAGATTGTTCATATTTCATAAGCTGGCCATTAACAGATGTAGAACTGTATACTGACAGATATGATACCCTCTTTACCAGTTGTTAAACATTGTTTTATGATATCTTTGATGATGCCTGAACATACAATATCTGTGGGTCTCATACAGAACCATACATAAGGTGCACAGATGGTAAAGCTATGTCTTATTGTAATACTCAGCAAGTTTATGAACTTGAATTTGCATAGTTTATATGAAAGCTAAtgcattaaattaataataaggtCAATGGCTCAATAAGGAGTTGAACTGACCATGGAGCTTAAATGACACACTTTAGAGAACAAATAAACATACTTTATGGATGCAACAGTGATACTTGACTCCACTGATTGATGTTAAAACTATTCAATTGGATATTACTGGCATGTTTGTTTTCTAACTAATTTGTGGTGCTATTCATGATAATCTCTTTACACTCATCAAAAGATATTGACTTGGACACATCTCTTAGCATACAATCTTTGGTTAACAAGGAAGGAGGGATTCTAGAGATACCAGGGACTGGCGTTAGACTAGAGATTCCTTTTGGTGCTATTGAACAGGAATGCTTGATCCAGATGAGAATCATACCAATCAGTTTTCAAGAAGAGTCTAAATCATCATTTACCAGTAACTCAACAGCAGTAGTGGAACTTCTACCTGATAATCTGAAGTTACATCAGTTAGCAAAACTCACCCTGCCTCACTGTCTGCAGTTGAAGAACACTGGTGAACGTAAAGCCATGGTGTACAGCAGTCACCATGCTAAAGGTACTTTATATATGTAGTGTAGGAACTCTGACTAAGCAGACATGGCAGAGACACCAACTCCcacagtacatgtatactgGATGTATTGTTCATTCCTGGTATGCAGTATCTGTCGCACCTACCAAGACTATATTGGTGTCTATGTTGCCTTTAGTGTTGTCAACACACAACAGATAATTGACAGTGTGTTAGGTTTCATACTCTTGATGCATGCAGCAGTCATCACATGAAGAAATATTTGCATGCTAAATGATTGTAAAAAATTCTTTTTTACAACAAAGATATGCAGTACATATTTAAATGTTGCTAACTAATACAGCTGTCATCATTCCATACATGTTATAAAGCTGACTTTTAGAAATAATAGGAATATAACATTTCATCACAATATTACTTAGTAGGTGAAGATGTTAATGTAACCATCATAATGAAACATAACCATGTCTTTCGTGAAATTTTAACTCACTACAAGTACCACTGGGTTGCAAGCAAAATTTTTCTTGGAAATACTTTATAACCTTCTGCATTATCTGTAAAGTGTGTGcttgaaaagaaaggaaaataagaaATGACAGTAAGAAATGACAGTGTCAACTTTTCAGGCTCGtgctgtcttttgttttgattcagGTTGTAAGCCAATGTGGAGACCAAAACCTAATGTTTTGTATC is a genomic window containing:
- the LOC139977737 gene encoding uncharacterized protein, which produces MDIWKQPTITPGHRTQLPRFTAEGDWLLGDMTLDSTKVAISGYNEDTSFIDLFALNIPDSSSPFITQFYSKEFKDPSRWRPRRYVSFLDDSRIVTVCDDQLDVFNINTDDIPTHSDRLRDGGANCMTVREEEIFIGLISNEVIVFDFSLHKIKTITLEGLVGDDPDDITVYGDNLFISTLDARAIRYNMEGVMLHEYNTPGYSLARSITVSSEFGLVFVPCWSLATAADVVVVFSLSENHTLFTFRVINDHSLYRIRINDVNRFMFITTERGILNVYSTASIFTFSNLKEELSSKLTQTDCGNLGRYFSLPPDQVKTIITSPLYSKNFLLALEERGYIHPSNVNRLTDALTELKINHTHLLTETYMKLRDQETEYDRFLAGLSAHLTFSITVKLCDNFEVTDKNKKTVISSQNPGLSFLLTIDKMGIINPSDVSKLETPLEEYRLVQAVAKIHEYQSLVLSDETMPRDEDKESLFLKCLQQKMKSWFETMTPVPWMKSCQWKSNDLFIASRLVLTNSGSKISSREVDRKCKLHYRDIFTDERLKAETRIILEGQPGSGKTMLSSQLAYDWCCGKLMDIPMVVYLPLKIVDDMTIIQAIKMFYIRKGIPITEEDIESILNSDKKKVYLILDGLEEYNGVTKDGSPSEVMRVMTKEKLSNCIVIITARTDYTKHLPPGPMLKIGSFGEDERNEYIEKVYSDVVKRQEEVKELIDNIPFILDLCNVPLLFVLLVHNIDRLGKLHKVQLDRVTPFVKAIVDILCPMQDEEEKHSHLSGQKTYITLEELAFNGLCKGNQQLFWQKDFVDRSVTNSKAWIDSGILVVEEGTPFNSTDRNLHTDSGRGTPQTDSISDESLNTSNVTSEMKRGASPDPDVSASVSQSESKLILESKENKSKPLQKGKAAKYVSLQVKFLHKLIQEWFAAQYLARLFWGHKSTEQHYKYQLFREHLANIDPADLHYVLRFTCHICPPSFHFVASFLMRDFKTGDGEIPDYIMNCICLCFAEHDEYKGHKFKDIVTEICRSESVNFSSGDSRLLLRSKVSMLTFASRSKVPIKRLKFSDVVEKVTDKALVLQDDVWLGILETLEAIEMDRWDQKLIDKDYEDLLKFILNCKHVNAACLLFPSPPKDVTDGKILKALQSRNISVEWTIGANVIHTLDVHTGKWPMEFRLHSRNSNEPSATKAVKDIDLDTSLSIQSLVNKEGGILEIPGTGVRLEIPFGAIEQECLIQMRIIPISFQEESKSSFTSNSTAVVELLPDNLKLHQLAKLTLPHCLQLKNTGERKAMVYSSHHAKGCKPMWRPKPNVLYQLNDTNCVIWVESFSWETCEIDGKIVEFKKIQVYAAGNLNPLSKIIPIHVGFYPKLPGERPNNLRILEEIPFLFRKEGNLPLKIIFKEVKPMSWKYTGEEKVKTIPFINVAAVVDCPRSFVFEKVGEEDCFLFFGATQEDQKDPVDLIVQFQDVSASSLSGIPVPLQSADVSHSKKRRFNEYTTAVRDGTEDTAASSYDKLVAARLSQSQKKTCDESLTVKQPMENIDLEVRTESLRDLSEEIQNEWKAVGRNLGLDDSKLYNLERDYTNQGHKETVYQMLLTWKRRIGSQATYRALGEALKAAGRTDLQEKLY